In Nomascus leucogenys isolate Asia chromosome 11, Asia_NLE_v1, whole genome shotgun sequence, the following proteins share a genomic window:
- the LOC115837362 gene encoding ryanodine receptor 1-like — MVPSEFVGRMRDGGKGGEKEGEMEDVPGHNYLSRNFYTLRFLALFLAFAINFILLFYKVSDSPPGEEDMEGSAAGDVSGAGSGGGSGWGLGAGEEAEGDEDENMVYYFLEESTGYMEPALRCLSLLHTLVAFLCIIGYNCLKVPLVIFKREKELARKLEFDGLYITEQPEDDDVKGQWDRLVLNTP, encoded by the exons ATGGTTCCGTCAGAATTTGTGGGAAGAAtgagggatggagggaaaggtggagagaaagagggagagatggaAGATGTTCCTGGCCAT aaCTACCTGTCCCGGAACTTTTACACCCTGCGGTTCCTTGCCCTCTTCTTGGCATTTGCCATCAACTTCATCTTGCTGTTTTATAAG GTCTCAGACTCTCCACCAGGGGAGGAAGACATGGAAGGCTCAGCTGCTGGGGATGTGTCAGGTGCAGGCTCTGGTGGCGGCTCTGGCTGGGGCTTGGGGGCCGGAGAGGAGGCAGAGGGCGATGAGGATGAGAACATGGTGTACTACTTCCTGGAGGAGAGCACAGGCTACATGGAGCCCGCCCTGCGGTGTCTGAGCCTCCTGCATACACTGGTGGCCTTTCTCTGCATCATTGGCTATAACTGTCTCAAG GTGCCCCTGGTAATCTTTAAGCGGGAGAAGGAGCTGGCCCGGAAGCTGGAGTTTGACGGCCTATACATCACGGAGCAGCCTGAGGACGATGACGTGAAGGGGCAGTGGGACCGACTGGTGCTCAACACGCCGTAA